The following coding sequences are from one Verrucomicrobiota bacterium window:
- the cutA gene encoding divalent-cation tolerance protein CutA, which translates to MVSAKQFRIVLVTAPDLKSARKLARAVLAERAAACVNLVPGVESHYWWQGKLESGQEVLLIVKSAVRKLKALEKIIVANHPYDTPEILVLPLESGAERYVGWLRESLTLPLSPRK; encoded by the coding sequence ATGGTGTCCGCCAAGCAATTTCGCATTGTCCTGGTGACCGCGCCCGACTTGAAAAGCGCCCGCAAACTGGCCCGGGCGGTGTTGGCGGAACGGGCCGCCGCGTGTGTCAATTTGGTGCCGGGTGTGGAGTCGCACTACTGGTGGCAGGGCAAGTTGGAGTCTGGTCAGGAAGTGTTGTTGATCGTGAAGTCCGCCGTCCGCAAACTCAAGGCGCTGGAAAAAATCATCGTCGCCAATCATCCGTATGATACCCCGGAAATTCTCGTCCTCCCGCTCGAAAGTGGCGCCGAACGATATGTGGGCTGGCTGCGGGAATCCCTGACGCTGCCGCTTTCTCCTCGGAAGTAA